A region of the Procambarus clarkii isolate CNS0578487 chromosome 29, FALCON_Pclarkii_2.0, whole genome shotgun sequence genome:
ATCTCACTAATTAAAATTCCGTTGATTCGGGATCACTTCCAACAGATTAGGTCTAAACCAAATACCAACTCTCCATTTTTGCTAATCCCACTGATTACACATATCAATTATGTCCTCATATTTGTGATGGCAGAAGCGGTGAAAATATTTGCTGGGTCACTTGACCTGCAGACGAGGACGCTAATTATTGTAGTCAAGGGTCTCTGGTGAGAGTTATACATATATTGATTTAAACGTTTGTATTAGCAGCGAGAAGGCACGGGATGCCGACTCATAATTGAGCTCCACACTTCAGTAAATGAAAACCAGCTTCTTGTATTTAATTGTATTAGTTACAATACATTTACATGAGCGGGAACGAATGAAGATGTATTGAAATTCTCCTCTTTCATAGATATCTGGAATCTGCCTTATGCGGTGCTGTTGTACAGTGGTCTCTCACGTAGCTCGTTTTCTAATTGTTAAAACTGTGTACATCGTTAGGTGTgactaaataaaaaaatataaataaataatagatGGCGGTTGATTTGAGAACCGTCGTACTTGTTGATTAGGGTCTTACATGAACTAATAACGACCCACTGGTCTAgttgtctgcttgtctgcttcctCTAGCTGCCTGCTTGTCTGCTTCCTCTAGCTGCCTGCTTGTCTGCTTCAAAATATTAATAGCATAATACATGGACCCTGTTTTATACAACAATCTATATTTCGTACAATCGCTGGGGGGAATTATAATTTTTAGAGGGTAGACTGTCCTTTTTAACCCCAGCATCAGGCTATGCGCATCCAAGTCGCAACCGCTTCCAACGACGCATTATAGTTTTACGTATAGTGAGTCctgaggtaggttaggttaggtgtttatatCTAGTGGTAATTATTTGCAATGAGGGTTCGCGGGTGAAGCATTAAGAAAGATGTTTTTCCAGCACAGGAAATGAGCGTAGTGGTGGAAGGAAAGTTTGAACGAATGAATCTTTTAGGCACGCATGGTTTAGGCTTTTGTATGTATGTGAGGGGCGcttatgtatgtgtatttgtatatatgtgtgtttgttggtcttaagtgtgtgtgtgtgtactcacctagttgtattcacctagttgtgcttgcgggggttgagatctggctctttggtcccgcctctcaaccgtcaatcaacaggtataatacaggttcccgagcctattgggctctattggtgtgtgtgtgtgtgtgtgtgtgtgtgtgtgtgtgtgtgtgtgtgtgtgtgtgtgtgtgtgtgtgtgtgtgtgtgtctgtgtgtgtgcaagTGCGCGCATGCCTGCCTGTTTCTGTACATACTCAGCCCTGAAGGAGAGTCCCGGAGTACCTGTATAAACACCATGGATTAACTCCCATGACTCCGTAATTGAACCTATCAATTAAATCTAATCCACCGCTTATCCCTGACCTAAGCTAAGTACCTTCCCGCCATAGCTCAGCGCAATGATAGTAAGCGCTAATGTACCTTGATGCCTCACCAACCCGCACTAACTTCCTCTGTGTAGATTATTCTGTTCCGTGGAGCGTGTCCTCCCTCAGGGGgggctgacggctgagtggacagcgctcgggattcgtagttctaaggttccgggttctatcccggcggaggcggaaacaaatgggcagagtttccttcattcTGAAGATCccttgtttacctagcagtaaataggtacctgggagttagacagctgctacgggctgcttcctgggggatgtgtaacaaaaaggaggtctgatcgaggaccgggccgcggggacgctaagcatcgaaatcatcttaagataacctcttgAAGATCTATTCCACTGGCACTGGCACTGGCGCCAAGAATATACAGTAACGCAAAAACTATTTGATtaaccagttacagccccgctcctgtgccaggtaagtccactatgggctcaccatagccagtgctacttgaaactttttgttccgagttgctgaatctaacacaacaacaacaacaacacttcttTTGCAGCAAGCAACAATACTGCTTGTGAGAACGTATCCTAAGAACCTTCTCTTGTCCCTGTCCTCGATGAAGAAGATATTTCTCCTGTCCTGTCCTCAACGCACAAGGGCGGGATTATGTCGTGTAATAATTGATAACTCAAGATACGTATGCTCGCTTTTGGGGGTCCTATGACGGCTGACTTGGGTCGGGTCCCACAAGCCCAAACGTCACAAGGCAGGGGGTCCCACAAGCCCAAACGTCACAAGGCAGGGGGTCCCACAAGCCCAAACGTCACAAGGTAGGGGGTCCCACAAGCCCAAACGTCACAAGGTAGGGGGTCCCACAAGCCCAAACAAACGTCACAAGGTAGGGGTCCCACAAGCCCAAACAAACGTCACAAGGTAGGGGTCCCACAAGCCCAAACAAACGTCACAAGGTAGGGGTCCCACAAGCCCAAACAAACGTCACAAGGTAGGGGTCCCACAAGCCCAAACAAACGTCACAAGGTAGGGGTCCCACAAGCCCAAACGTCACAAGGTAGGGGGTCCCACAAGCCCGAACGCTCCCCGAGCGTGTGTGGGTACAGTTCCTCAAGTGCGTACGCGCATAACGAGGCGTGCCCCGGCGTGCAACAATACACCCAGGTACTCTCTAGTGTATCTGTGTCATCGGACCGGGATGTGCCACCAGATACGCCAGGCTTCAAGCTCTCCTTCCGGGCAAGGATCAACAtgtcaaccctccaccaccaccaccagccgcaccGCAGTCTCTCTCTAAACACAATGGAAACACAAAATGCTTacagattttttatttttttgcagggatattcctgcgcgggccctaagcctctggctggcccactaagtgttgcttgtttctgttttacttgggcggagtatgagtatttatgactcgtatggtcgcttcagtacgattttgccatatgtgtttaacaacttctgctctgttgaatctaagttgaagtcttaatgggtttgtaactgtgcactgtgttagataatgtcccAGTGGTCTGTCGTTACAGGAGATGTAAGGAAATACCAGTCGCCAGCACGGAGGGGCGGTCAACAAGTGGAAGGCAGCGAAAGAgaaggttgtggaagccacctccatccataactcaaaggccagattcgacaaacaATTCGAGCGTCAGAATACGTATATTAAAAAGCAGCAGGTACAACTAGGTCAGTAGGCGGAGTATGAAGAGCTAAACTTCGCTTCCCCATAGCCACTGATAGGTAAGCAGAGATAGGTAGGCAGAGATAGGTAGGCAGAGATAGGTAGGCAGAATTGTTAAATCCAACGCTACAAGAGCACCTATCCTGACTTACCGACTGGTTGCTTCGAAGGCACAACTTGATACCTTTGGTAATCCATAGGTGAACCATACAGGTGGTGAGGGATAGCACTGTGGTGCACCGAGCCTCTTAATTATTTGTGATAAAGGTAGATATATGAGTGTACTTGCGTTACTCCGTCAAGAGTGAGAGTGTACTTGCGTTACTCTGTCAAGAGTGAGAGTGTACCTGGGATATTCCGTCAAGAGTGAGAGTGTACCTGGGATACTCCGTCAAGAGTGAGAGTGTACCTGGGATACTCCGTCAAGAGTGAGTGTGTACCTGGGTTACTCCGTCAAGAGTGAGTGTGTACCTGTGTTACTCTGTCAAGAGTGAGAGTATACCTGGATTACTCCGTCAAGAGTGAGTGTACCTGTGTTACTCTGTCAAGAGTGAGAGTGTACCTGGATTACTCCGTCAAGAGGAtacctgtatttactatttgttcctgctggatcgagccgctagctcttggaccccgcctttctaacagtgTCTAATGTACTAACTACCAACCTTTGTTCCTCATTCatatttactacatatatttcacacacacacacacacacatccccaggaagcagcccgtaacagcactaactcccaggtgtacctatttactgctaggtgaacagacgcattaggGAAGAGAAACCCTGCCTATTTGATTCTGCCTGAGGGAGGAATCGATCTCGGGGCCTTATGACTACAACcccggagcgctgtccactcgcgacctctgtgtgatggtgaagattaagccacccaagaggtggcacgggcatgaatagcccgtatgtgATGGTGAATGATGTGATGGTGTGAtacacccactgcaccacacgCACAGTAGCACCAGCCTACTGTGCGTGCTTAGGAATTGTGGTTCAAAACACTGTGAAGGTGTGAGTGGCGAGGGAGGTTAGGTGCTCTATTGAAGCCCCATTCCAGGTTCCCAAGGCCTGGCGcacggctgtgtggtggtggtgggagccaaGTCGTGTACAGTGTGGGTAATATCTTTTATTGAAGTATGATctgtttgttgttattgttggggggggccctggtggggggggggaggggctggcGGGGGTGTGGGGCTTGGAGGGAGTGTGGGGAAGGCAACCCCACCACCTTCACGCAGACAATTGTTAATGGCGTATAATGAAACACTGTGACTGGGTCTTACCAAACTCCGGCTCCGATAACTCTGGCTTCCACGCAAGATTTACACCcccagtgccccccccccaccctctcccatACCCGCTCTTGCAATAGGGAAGACTCACTCcctcaaacccacacacacacacacacctgctgatcTCGCCTTCACATGTGGCTCCAGACTCTCAAAAGCCAGGTGTCGCCCAGGACACAGATGCCGCGTCATTTGAAACACCTTTGATGACGTCAATTCGCATTATCAACCATTTCCACACGTAATCAATATTGTCCGCCGCCGTGACCAAACTCCACCGTAAATATGGCCAGGAACAATGGTGGGGGAGTGCCTGGAGCCTCCACGGTGTCCAGGGCGGCAGGCAATTTCCAGCACGCTCCTCCAGGGCCCGAGGACGAAAAAGGGGCCATCCGGAGAACGCAAATCGGCCGTAATAGCGACGGAGGCGGTGGTGTAGGCGTCAACCATCCACACGCAGGGGGCGCCTCAGGGCTCCTGTGACTGACAGCCAGCCCGATATCCCGTCAGTTCCAGCGTCTCGACGACTCTCAGACTCTTAATTCTCGCGGTTACTTGACACGGGACCCGTCGCACGGTCGGTACGTTACCATGGGGAAGTGGATGACCCACGTGGATTGGGACCTCTCTCTCGTCTGATTGGGACCTCTCTCTCGTCTGATTGGGACCTCCCTCTCGCCTGGATTGGGACCTCCTCCCCCTCATCTGATTGGGACCTCCCTCTCGTCTGGATTGGGACCTCCCTCTCGTCTAGATTGGGGCCCCCCTCGTCTGGATTGGGACCCTTGAGGTGTGACGTCATCATCACGGAAGTCCCTCGAAGTGTGACGTCATCATCACGGAAGTCCCTCGAAGTGTGACGTCATCATCACGGAAGTCCCTCGAAGTGTGACGTCATCATCACGGAAGTCCCTCGAAGTGTGACGTCATCATCACGGAAGTCCCTCGAAGTGTGACGTCATCATCACGGAAGTGTCCGAACTTCAAGAATCTGAATACAATGAATCAGAaactataaaaataaaaataacagttAAAAAGATTCAAGTTTGTCGCTCTTCACTCTACGTAAACGACAAAAAACAAAACTTCAAATTTGGATAAAAATATTTGGATAAAAATATACTAAAGTTCGAGAATAAACTTATGGTACAATTGAACGCGTTCAGGAACTGGCTGCTCTTCGTGAACGCGTTCAGGAACTGGCTGCTCTTCGTGAACGCGTTCAATTGCATTGATCTATATTGTATTGTTCATTCCGGTGGTTGGTGCTGTTGAACATGTTCAAAGCAGCCAGTTTTGACTCCAGTACATATATTATGAAACAGGTGTCCGAAGCACACACTTATCTTAGTACCGTACATCCATATTGCAACCCATATTATGACCCATTTTGCAACCCATACTATGACCCATTTTGCAACCCATATTATGACCCATTTTGCAACCCATATTATGACCCATTTTGCAACCCATATTATGACCCATTTTGCAACCCATATTATGACCCATTTTGCAACCCATATTATGACCCATTTTGCAACCCATATTATGACCCATTTTGCAACCCATATTATGACCCATTTTGCAACCCATATTATGACCCATTTTGCAACCCATATTATGACCCATTTTGCAACCCATATTATGACCCA
Encoded here:
- the LOC138369584 gene encoding uncharacterized protein translates to MGHNMGCKMGHNMGCKMGHNMGCKMGHNMGCKMGHNMGCKMGHNMGCKMGHNMGCKMGHNMGCKMGHNMGCKMGHNMGCKMGHNMGCKMGHNMGCKMGHNMGCKMGHNMGCKMGHNMGCKMGHNMGCKMGHNMGCKMGHNMGCKMGHNMGCKMGHNMGCKMGHNMGCKMGHNMGCKMGHSMGCKMGHNMGCNMDVRFLKFGHFRDDDVTLRGTSVMMTSHFEGLP